From the Alkalibacter rhizosphaerae genome, one window contains:
- a CDS encoding recombinase family protein, with translation MKQEPQLQRMAAYCRVSTDHEEQLLSYENQVRYYTEFIENSDLYTTAGIYADEGISATNTKKRENFNRMIADCRKGQIDMIITKSISRFARNTLDCLNYVRELKQIGVGIIFEKENINTLDAKGEVLLTILSSLAQDESRSISENSTWGIRRRFENGEFKMSTKRFLGYDTDEDGNLVINREQAKIVERIYDEFLSGKTVEYIKRIFEKEGIKNWDGKTKWQASTIKSILRNEKYKGDAILQKSYTVDFLTKKRAKNDGEILKYHIEENHEAIIDPLIWEAVQLEQERRESYINEHGISAYSQKPESNPFAGKVICGTCGHAFTRKGWKTRGEYRKVWQCQERYKVKGVQGCTNRHIDEEVLKEAIILTWNRLLEDREELMKKWEVVGEFGNPLRQYRAVQFADMAEMGHRIKEIDAEFVLKTLEHVKIFETGRIVVRFMDGREMECGGE, from the coding sequence ATGAAGCAGGAGCCACAGCTTCAAAGGATGGCAGCGTACTGTCGCGTGTCCACAGACCACGAAGAGCAGCTATTAAGCTATGAGAATCAGGTGCGTTACTACACGGAGTTTATTGAAAATAGCGATCTTTACACCACTGCGGGGATTTATGCAGACGAGGGGATTTCAGCAACCAATACCAAGAAGCGCGAGAACTTCAACCGGATGATTGCAGACTGCCGAAAAGGCCAGATCGATATGATCATTACCAAGTCCATCAGCCGGTTTGCAAGAAACACTTTGGACTGCCTGAACTATGTAAGAGAACTCAAACAGATCGGTGTTGGCATTATCTTCGAGAAGGAGAACATCAACACCTTGGATGCCAAAGGCGAAGTACTTCTCACTATCCTTTCCTCCCTGGCCCAGGATGAGAGCAGGTCCATTAGCGAAAACTCCACATGGGGGATCAGGAGACGCTTTGAGAACGGAGAGTTCAAGATGAGCACTAAGCGGTTCTTGGGTTATGATACGGATGAAGATGGGAACCTGGTCATTAACCGAGAGCAAGCAAAGATCGTGGAGAGGATCTACGATGAGTTTCTTTCAGGAAAGACCGTTGAGTACATCAAGCGGATATTCGAAAAAGAGGGGATTAAGAACTGGGACGGGAAGACCAAGTGGCAGGCATCCACCATCAAGAGCATCTTGAGAAATGAGAAATACAAAGGCGATGCCATTTTGCAGAAGAGTTATACTGTAGACTTTCTTACCAAGAAGCGGGCGAAGAATGATGGAGAGATTTTGAAATACCACATCGAAGAAAACCATGAAGCCATCATTGACCCCTTGATCTGGGAGGCAGTTCAGCTAGAGCAGGAAAGAAGAGAAAGCTACATCAACGAGCATGGAATAAGCGCTTACTCACAAAAGCCGGAGTCCAACCCCTTTGCAGGAAAGGTAATCTGCGGCACTTGTGGTCATGCATTCACAAGAAAAGGCTGGAAGACGAGAGGTGAGTACCGAAAAGTCTGGCAGTGCCAGGAACGCTATAAGGTCAAGGGAGTACAGGGGTGCACCAACCGGCACATTGATGAAGAGGTTTTAAAAGAGGCGATTATTCTTACCTGGAACAGACTGCTTGAGGATAGAGAGGAACTCATGAAGAAGTGGGAAGTTGTAGGAGAGTTCGGAAACCCGCTGCGGCAGTACCGAGCGGTGCAGTTTGCGGATATGGCTGAGATGGGGCATAGGATTAAGGAGATTGATGCGGAGTTTGTCTTGAAGACCTTGGAGCATGTCAAGATTTTTGAGACTGGGCGGATTGTTGTTAGGTTCATGGATGGGAGGGAAATGGAGTGTGGTGGGGAGTGA
- a CDS encoding recombinase family protein, whose amino-acid sequence MRVKVIKPTAENANNKKLKVCAYARVSTDSLKQEDSLDNQTLTYERVISSNPEYEYVGIFADQGISGYSENRPAFQEVLERARAGDIDLIITKSVSRFARNTVTVLKVARELRELGVGIFFEEQNINTLSGDGEMMLTVLAAFAQEESRSISQNTKWGISKKFARGEIRINTNRFMGYDKNDKRELIINTVEAEVVRRIFQMYLEGVGSFTIAAKLNEEGIPTATGTTWKDNTIINMLKNEKYKGDYLLQKFYTPEGEIRKFKANNGEVKAYYIKDNHRAIISAEDWEKAQKIMEDRKQERSIGTEGTDKYKNRYPLSGMLICPYCGNTLKRTQGYQKRIEWRCSTYIKEGKKACKGVKINDGVVSKKNFTVPTVIEEVIINGEKHYSYTSKTDYDRGAPDEAGATASKDGSVLSRVHRPRRAAIKL is encoded by the coding sequence ATGAGGGTGAAAGTCATAAAGCCGACTGCTGAGAACGCCAATAACAAGAAACTCAAAGTCTGCGCGTATGCCAGGGTATCAACGGACAGCTTGAAGCAGGAAGATTCCCTGGATAACCAAACCTTAACCTACGAGAGGGTCATCTCTTCGAACCCAGAGTATGAGTATGTAGGCATCTTTGCCGATCAAGGAATATCCGGATACTCTGAAAATAGACCAGCTTTTCAAGAGGTGCTAGAGCGGGCTAGAGCTGGCGACATTGATCTGATTATCACCAAGTCGGTTTCGAGGTTTGCCAGGAACACGGTCACGGTGCTTAAAGTAGCCAGGGAGCTGCGAGAGCTGGGTGTGGGCATATTCTTTGAAGAACAAAATATCAATACGCTATCAGGGGACGGTGAGATGATGCTTACTGTCCTCGCTGCTTTTGCCCAGGAAGAGTCGAGAAGCATAAGCCAAAATACCAAGTGGGGCATTTCAAAGAAGTTCGCACGCGGGGAGATTCGGATCAACACCAACCGCTTTATGGGTTATGACAAGAATGACAAAAGGGAACTGATCATAAACACTGTGGAAGCGGAAGTAGTAAGAAGAATCTTTCAAATGTATCTGGAAGGGGTAGGTTCTTTCACCATAGCAGCCAAGCTTAATGAAGAAGGTATCCCAACCGCAACAGGGACAACATGGAAGGATAACACCATCATCAACATGCTTAAAAACGAGAAGTACAAAGGCGATTACTTACTACAGAAGTTCTACACACCGGAAGGCGAGATAAGGAAGTTCAAAGCAAATAATGGAGAGGTCAAAGCCTACTACATCAAAGACAACCATCGAGCCATTATCAGCGCGGAGGATTGGGAGAAGGCACAAAAGATCATGGAAGACAGGAAGCAGGAACGAAGTATTGGAACCGAAGGGACGGATAAATACAAGAACAGATACCCCTTATCCGGAATGCTTATTTGCCCTTATTGCGGGAATACACTTAAGAGAACACAGGGTTATCAAAAGCGTATCGAGTGGCGGTGTTCTACATACATCAAAGAAGGAAAGAAAGCCTGCAAGGGTGTGAAGATAAACGACGGAGTTGTATCAAAGAAGAATTTCACCGTACCAACGGTGATTGAGGAGGTAATCATAAATGGCGAGAAGCATTACAGTTATACCAGTAAGACAGACTACGACAGGGGCGCTCCAGATGAAGCAGGAGCCACAGCTTCAAAGGATGGCAGCGTACTGTCGCGTGTCCACAGACCACGAAGAGCAGCTATTAAGCTATGA
- a CDS encoding N-acetylmuramoyl-L-alanine amidase: MNLHKLILTNNACFKAGKTITPKGIMVHSTGANNPNLKRYVGPDDGLLGKNPYNNHWNQYKPGGRSVCTHGFIGKLADGSIATYQTLPWNHRGWHAGGSANDTHIGFEICEDDLTNAAYFLAVYKEAAELCVYLCKKYGFTEKDIICHSEGAKKGIASNHADIMHWFPKHGKSMGTFRAEVKAALESETQSFEIGDVVFIKQSATRYYPGGPTIPDWVKESYHKITGILYAGKEVVKGGKPCVLLGKKINKKTGEETAGILTWTAVDELTLVESDDDTTGDGKYYKVQVGAFSKQENAENLVKELTKAGFKSYITYE, translated from the coding sequence ATGAATCTGCACAAACTCATTTTAACGAACAACGCATGCTTCAAAGCAGGAAAGACCATCACCCCAAAAGGGATCATGGTTCATTCCACCGGGGCAAACAACCCGAACCTAAAGCGGTATGTTGGCCCGGATGATGGTCTCCTTGGAAAGAATCCGTACAACAATCACTGGAATCAGTATAAGCCCGGCGGAAGATCGGTTTGTACCCACGGATTTATTGGAAAGCTCGCGGATGGCAGCATCGCTACTTACCAGACACTGCCTTGGAACCATCGAGGCTGGCATGCAGGAGGTTCAGCTAATGATACGCATATCGGATTTGAGATCTGCGAGGATGATTTAACAAATGCCGCCTACTTTTTGGCAGTCTACAAAGAAGCAGCAGAGCTATGTGTTTACCTATGCAAAAAGTATGGCTTTACCGAGAAGGACATCATTTGTCACAGCGAGGGCGCCAAGAAGGGGATTGCCAGCAATCATGCAGATATTATGCACTGGTTTCCCAAGCATGGCAAATCTATGGGTACTTTCAGAGCAGAAGTGAAAGCAGCATTAGAATCTGAAACTCAAAGCTTTGAGATTGGTGATGTCGTGTTCATCAAGCAGTCTGCGACAAGGTATTATCCTGGCGGGCCTACCATCCCAGATTGGGTAAAAGAGTCCTACCACAAAATCACCGGTATTCTATATGCAGGGAAAGAAGTAGTCAAAGGTGGAAAACCTTGCGTCCTACTTGGTAAAAAGATAAATAAGAAAACCGGGGAAGAAACAGCTGGGATTTTGACTTGGACTGCGGTAGACGAATTGACTTTGGTGGAATCTGATGATGATACGACTGGAGATGGAAAGTACTACAAGGTCCAGGTCGGAGCATTTAGCAAACAGGAAAATGCCGAAAACCTGGTAAAAGAATTGACAAAGGCTGGGTTTAAAAGCTACATAACATATGAATGA
- a CDS encoding phage holin family protein produces MKEIWNWIQITFTAIGGCVGYLLGGFDGFLYALITFVVIDYITGVMCAILDGKLSSEVGFHGIFKKVFMFSLVAIGQIVDQFLIKNGSVVRTAVIFFYLSNEGVSILENAAHIGLPVPQKLKDILEQLNSESGKEDTK; encoded by the coding sequence ATGAAAGAGATTTGGAATTGGATACAGATAACATTTACAGCAATCGGAGGATGTGTAGGATATCTGCTTGGAGGTTTTGATGGATTCTTATATGCGCTGATAACATTTGTCGTTATCGACTACATCACGGGTGTGATGTGCGCGATTCTCGACGGGAAATTGTCTAGTGAGGTAGGGTTTCATGGCATCTTCAAAAAGGTGTTTATGTTTTCCTTGGTAGCTATTGGTCAGATTGTGGATCAGTTCTTAATTAAAAATGGATCTGTTGTTCGAACGGCAGTCATCTTCTTTTACCTGTCGAATGAAGGAGTTTCTATCCTTGAAAATGCTGCCCACATAGGTCTGCCGGTGCCACAAAAACTAAAGGATATTTTAGAGCAGCTTAATAGTGAGAGTGGGAAGGAGGATACCAAATGA
- a CDS encoding siphovirus ReqiPepy6 Gp37-like family protein, with the protein MEIYIFNEQRALEGIIESFEYFRWTRRYSFCGGFELKAPATKLNISLLKVGSILWKNDDEEAGIIEYFELSQTGKETLVVSGRFTTSMIGRRIIWGSEVLTTDLSLCIDQLLNNHLISPTDPDRQMESFSFTPENLDIPVNTQISNENLLDAITALCDASQVGIKTVFDPASANFTVVLYQGVQSQAVFSKEYENLTDQVFTNSDRDFANTALIGGEGEGTSRIYTAITQGAGENRRELFVDAKDLRQEDFGASYEQALLFRGVSKLAERQIAQSFDASVNLYGNLIYKVDYDLGQEVLVLSSAWGVSLNTRITEIEEIYDASGWSVNVVFGKGILTLQQKLKGVR; encoded by the coding sequence ATGGAGATCTATATTTTTAATGAACAACGCGCGCTTGAGGGAATCATTGAATCCTTTGAATATTTCAGATGGACAAGAAGATATTCTTTCTGTGGTGGCTTTGAGTTAAAAGCACCTGCCACGAAATTAAATATTTCGCTTCTGAAGGTGGGTAGTATTCTCTGGAAAAATGATGATGAAGAAGCAGGGATTATCGAGTATTTTGAGTTATCCCAAACAGGTAAAGAAACCCTCGTAGTGAGTGGAAGGTTTACTACCTCGATGATAGGCCGAAGAATTATTTGGGGCAGTGAGGTTTTAACGACCGATCTCTCCTTGTGCATCGATCAGCTTCTAAACAACCACTTGATTTCGCCGACAGATCCAGACAGGCAGATGGAAAGCTTTTCTTTCACACCGGAGAACTTGGATATTCCAGTGAATACGCAGATATCCAATGAGAATTTACTAGATGCCATAACAGCCCTTTGTGATGCATCGCAAGTAGGGATAAAGACCGTGTTTGATCCTGCATCTGCGAACTTTACGGTTGTACTTTATCAGGGGGTCCAGTCTCAAGCTGTGTTTTCAAAGGAGTATGAAAATCTGACCGATCAAGTATTCACAAATAGTGACCGAGATTTTGCCAACACAGCGCTTATTGGAGGCGAAGGGGAAGGAACGAGCAGAATATACACGGCCATCACACAAGGTGCTGGTGAAAACCGCCGCGAACTATTTGTAGATGCCAAGGATTTGCGCCAAGAGGATTTTGGAGCGAGCTATGAACAGGCACTTCTTTTTCGGGGAGTGAGCAAGTTGGCGGAAAGACAAATCGCACAGTCCTTTGATGCCAGTGTCAATCTATACGGGAATCTAATCTACAAGGTTGACTATGACCTAGGACAAGAAGTACTTGTCCTTTCAAGTGCCTGGGGAGTGTCTCTTAATACCCGGATCACTGAGATTGAAGAAATTTATGATGCAAGTGGATGGAGTGTAAATGTGGTATTCGGAAAAGGAATCCTGACACTACAACAAAAACTGAAAGGAGTACGCTGA
- a CDS encoding phage tail family protein: protein MEITYINSVGESITLRQLKPYFLRKIDGTGSIRQTINTFKAPDQDGAFYISSVLDMRNITIEGTLLSQNSSEAQEKRERLLKVFSPKLSGILVYRSRRISCVIEEAGFVVSSRERMPNFFISLLCPSPYFESLTQVREELASWMPLFSFVFELEDSGMEFGLRQPSQIITVDNIGDVSCGCEIVFQALGAVVNPELMNLDTGEYLRLNTTMEADTQLRISTHFANKRVTSVSGQSQSNAFSLLDTGSTFLQLSAGRNLLRYSASENMELLEVSIYYRPQYLGA from the coding sequence ATGGAGATAACCTATATCAATTCAGTTGGTGAAAGTATCACCCTCCGGCAGTTAAAGCCTTATTTCTTAAGAAAAATTGACGGAACAGGAAGCATTCGTCAAACCATCAACACATTTAAAGCGCCCGATCAAGATGGCGCTTTTTATATATCCTCCGTACTAGATATGCGAAACATCACCATAGAAGGGACACTTCTTTCGCAGAATTCTAGTGAAGCGCAGGAAAAGAGGGAGAGACTGTTGAAGGTGTTTAGTCCAAAACTCAGCGGCATCTTGGTTTATCGCAGTCGTAGGATCTCGTGTGTAATCGAGGAAGCGGGATTTGTGGTGTCCAGTCGTGAGCGGATGCCAAACTTTTTCATCAGCCTCCTTTGTCCGTCTCCATATTTTGAAAGCTTAACGCAGGTGCGTGAAGAACTAGCTTCATGGATGCCGCTGTTTTCTTTTGTGTTTGAGCTTGAGGATAGCGGGATGGAGTTTGGACTACGCCAACCCAGCCAGATTATCACAGTGGATAACATTGGTGATGTCTCTTGCGGATGTGAGATTGTGTTTCAAGCCTTAGGCGCGGTTGTAAACCCTGAACTGATGAATCTGGATACGGGAGAATACCTCAGGCTTAATACCACGATGGAAGCAGATACTCAGCTTCGTATATCTACCCATTTTGCAAACAAGCGGGTCACAAGTGTCTCTGGTCAAAGCCAGAGCAACGCTTTTTCTCTTTTGGATACGGGTTCGACCTTTCTCCAATTATCGGCCGGACGAAATTTGCTGCGGTATAGCGCTTCTGAAAACATGGAGCTTTTAGAAGTCAGTATTTATTATAGGCCGCAATATTTAGGAGCATAG
- a CDS encoding phage tail protein, whose amino-acid sequence MSNESFGFKIGIEGEKEFKKALSDINQSFKVLGSEMALVSSQFDRNDKSVEALAARNEVLNKELDAQRGKIETLRTALDNAATSFGENDRRTQNWKIQLNKAQAELNGLERELSDNENAIGDHAEATDQDSENMQKATQAASKLAGSVDDLGEEFDDSGKRALSFGDVLKANLLSAAIIGGIKSLGSAISEIGKAFVGALKDGVSYNAQLESYTTSFTTMLGDQAKAQQLVNDLKKEAAATPFAMTDLAQSAQVLMGFGMNAQDAQKHMKELGDISQGDSEKFKSLTLAFAQMSSTGKLTGQDLVQMINAGFNPLEEISRKTGKSIGELKEEMAKGAISADMVADAFASATAEGGRFYGAMEAQSKTFNGQVSTMLDGVSSLKGQIAQGLTNILASTALPMVNGWLGELSAAFEADGATGLIDTFGGVLQEAIGFISEQLPIVVELATQIIISLVQGITDALPQITQAAVLLLMTLVEGIVEVLPSLTSAAVLMVGTIVTGLADALPALIPAAVLAVVQIVQGLLDNLPMLLDAALGLISGLAQGLLIAIPQLVEALPAVITAIVDFLIGAIPQIIETGIQLLVSLVEELPTIITTIVAAIPQIINSIITNVLNAIPQMISAGIDLLVSLIEALPEIIVSVVSAIPQIVTALVGAVVGNIDKLILAGVQLFVALVANLPTILVEIVKAVPQIITGLVSAFSDHTNELTQVGGNLIKGLWKGISDAGAWLWDKISGFFDDIVDGIKDFFGIHSPSTLFAQLGGNMGLGIGVGFEKAMDTVARDMQNAIPTSFDYPSLSTATGSRNMAGSYGEGNTTINQSISVVSPKALSEKEMAREFKILSRKLALEY is encoded by the coding sequence ATGAGTAATGAAAGTTTCGGATTCAAAATCGGTATCGAGGGTGAAAAGGAATTTAAAAAAGCACTTTCTGATATCAACCAGTCCTTTAAAGTGCTGGGAAGTGAAATGGCACTTGTCTCCTCCCAGTTCGATCGAAACGACAAAAGTGTAGAAGCATTAGCTGCTAGAAATGAAGTTCTCAATAAAGAGCTTGATGCCCAAAGAGGAAAAATCGAGACGCTTCGCACTGCTTTAGACAATGCAGCCACCTCCTTTGGCGAAAATGACCGTAGGACACAAAATTGGAAGATACAACTAAACAAAGCTCAAGCAGAGCTAAACGGACTAGAACGAGAGCTTAGCGACAACGAAAATGCAATCGGTGACCATGCAGAAGCGACAGACCAAGACTCCGAAAATATGCAAAAAGCCACACAAGCGGCAAGTAAACTGGCAGGGAGTGTAGACGATCTTGGCGAGGAATTTGATGATTCCGGCAAGAGAGCGTTAAGCTTTGGCGATGTTTTAAAAGCGAACCTACTCTCAGCAGCAATCATCGGCGGCATCAAGTCTTTGGGCAGCGCCATTTCGGAAATTGGGAAGGCCTTCGTTGGCGCTTTGAAGGACGGAGTCAGCTACAACGCTCAACTGGAAAGCTACACCACCTCCTTTACCACGATGCTTGGTGACCAGGCAAAAGCCCAACAGCTTGTCAATGATCTGAAGAAAGAAGCTGCTGCCACACCCTTTGCAATGACGGACTTGGCACAGTCTGCACAAGTTCTGATGGGGTTTGGCATGAACGCCCAGGATGCACAAAAGCACATGAAAGAGCTGGGAGACATTTCCCAAGGTGATTCAGAAAAATTTAAAAGTCTAACACTTGCTTTTGCTCAAATGTCCTCAACAGGAAAACTAACGGGACAAGACCTCGTGCAGATGATTAACGCAGGCTTTAATCCACTGGAAGAAATCTCACGAAAGACAGGAAAATCCATCGGGGAACTAAAAGAAGAAATGGCCAAAGGTGCAATCTCTGCAGACATGGTAGCCGATGCGTTTGCTTCGGCAACGGCAGAGGGTGGACGGTTTTATGGTGCTATGGAGGCTCAGTCAAAAACTTTTAATGGGCAGGTATCGACAATGCTCGATGGAGTATCATCCCTAAAGGGCCAAATTGCTCAGGGCTTAACAAACATACTTGCAAGTACTGCGCTTCCTATGGTCAATGGTTGGTTGGGTGAGCTCTCGGCTGCTTTTGAAGCGGATGGGGCAACAGGACTCATTGATACGTTTGGTGGAGTACTGCAAGAGGCGATTGGTTTTATATCCGAGCAGCTGCCAATCGTCGTAGAGCTGGCAACGCAAATCATTATATCTTTGGTTCAAGGCATAACAGATGCCCTTCCTCAAATCACCCAGGCAGCGGTTTTACTGCTAATGACATTGGTCGAAGGTATTGTGGAGGTATTGCCATCTTTAACCTCCGCAGCAGTGTTGATGGTAGGGACAATTGTGACAGGACTTGCCGATGCACTCCCAGCACTTATTCCTGCAGCAGTGCTCGCTGTGGTGCAAATAGTGCAAGGCCTTCTTGATAATCTTCCGATGCTTCTTGATGCGGCGCTTGGGCTGATATCCGGATTGGCACAGGGACTACTGATTGCTATTCCACAGCTGGTAGAAGCTTTGCCAGCAGTCATAACAGCGATCGTGGACTTTTTGATTGGCGCCATTCCGCAGATCATAGAAACGGGCATACAACTACTGGTATCACTGGTGGAAGAACTGCCAACTATCATCACCACGATTGTTGCGGCCATCCCACAGATTATTAATAGCATCATTACCAACGTCTTAAACGCCATCCCCCAGATGATTAGTGCGGGGATAGACCTGCTGGTCTCATTAATCGAGGCTTTACCAGAAATCATTGTATCTGTAGTGTCGGCGATTCCACAAATTGTTACGGCCCTGGTAGGTGCTGTCGTAGGAAACATTGATAAGCTTATCCTTGCGGGGGTACAGCTTTTTGTTGCTCTTGTCGCGAATCTGCCGACGATCCTTGTAGAAATCGTCAAAGCGGTTCCTCAAATCATTACCGGGTTGGTAAGTGCCTTTTCAGACCACACTAATGAACTTACTCAAGTAGGAGGAAATTTGATAAAAGGCTTATGGAAAGGAATCTCAGATGCAGGAGCCTGGCTTTGGGATAAGATTTCCGGATTCTTTGACGACATTGTCGATGGGATCAAGGACTTCTTTGGGATCCACTCGCCGTCTACTCTGTTTGCACAGCTGGGTGGGAATATGGGACTTGGCATAGGAGTTGGCTTTGAAAAGGCAATGGATACTGTTGCAAGGGATATGCAAAACGCAATACCTACAAGCTTTGACTATCCTAGCCTATCCACAGCCACAGGCAGCAGAAATATGGCAGGTAGTTACGGCGAAGGAAACACCACTATCAATCAGAGTATTTCTGTGGTGAGTCCTAAGGCCTTGTCGGAAAAAGAGATGGCCCGAGAATTTAAAATCCTATCACGAAAGCTCGCGCTGGAATATTAG
- a CDS encoding helix-turn-helix transcriptional regulator: MSKVAAKAGVNIDDIKAKLMKNAEFEDEYNKLEPRYELISQIIEARKSMKITQEELAKRAGTRKSNISRLESGSYNPSLDFLIKIAKSLGKDVHIEIR, encoded by the coding sequence ATGAGTAAAGTGGCTGCTAAGGCAGGAGTTAACATTGATGACATTAAAGCAAAGCTTATGAAAAATGCCGAGTTTGAAGATGAATATAATAAATTGGAACCAAGGTATGAGCTGATTTCACAGATCATTGAGGCGAGAAAAAGCATGAAAATAACGCAAGAGGAGCTTGCTAAAAGAGCCGGAACGAGAAAGTCTAACATTTCTAGACTGGAAAGTGGTTCATACAATCCATCATTAGACTTCCTCATAAAAATTGCAAAAAGCCTGGGTAAAGACGTGCATATTGAGATCCGTTAG
- a CDS encoding type II toxin-antitoxin system RelE/ParE family toxin, whose translation MAYDIEFYQRENGDIPVLEFLESLPPSLGAKTFREIELLKEHGFSLREPHTKSLKGKNNKGLYELRVKFSSDIARVFYFSYSGGKFVLLHGFVKKTGKTPQKELDRARNYKEDYERRCKDE comes from the coding sequence TTGGCATATGATATAGAATTTTACCAAAGGGAAAATGGAGATATTCCAGTCTTAGAATTCCTTGAATCATTACCCCCAAGCCTTGGCGCGAAGACTTTTCGTGAAATAGAATTACTAAAGGAGCATGGGTTTTCGCTAAGAGAACCGCATACAAAATCACTAAAGGGGAAAAATAACAAAGGCCTATATGAGCTACGAGTTAAGTTTTCTTCAGATATTGCGAGAGTGTTTTATTTTTCTTATAGTGGTGGGAAATTCGTATTGCTTCATGGCTTCGTGAAGAAAACAGGCAAAACGCCCCAAAAAGAACTTGACCGGGCTAGGAATTATAAAGAGGATTATGAAAGAAGGTGTAAAGATGAGTAA
- a CDS encoding major tail protein — protein sequence MATIGLDKLYYSKITEDENGEETYGLPAVLAKAIKADLSVELSEAVLYADDGAAEVIKDFKSGKLSLGVDDIGVSAATDLTGATIDDNGVLISTSESNGPSVAVGFRAQKADGRYRYFWLYRVKFGLPATNLQTKGDSITFSTPTIEGTVLRRNKLDGNGKHPWKAEVTEGDASVPAAVISGWYTQVYEPVYSGGV from the coding sequence ATGGCAACAATCGGATTAGATAAACTTTACTATTCCAAAATCACTGAGGATGAAAATGGGGAAGAGACCTATGGACTGCCAGCAGTCTTGGCGAAAGCCATCAAAGCAGATTTGTCTGTGGAATTGTCAGAAGCGGTGCTATATGCAGATGATGGAGCTGCTGAGGTAATCAAGGATTTTAAAAGTGGAAAGCTTTCACTGGGTGTTGATGATATTGGCGTTAGTGCTGCCACGGACCTGACCGGCGCCACGATAGATGATAACGGGGTTCTCATTTCGACAAGCGAGAGCAATGGCCCCTCGGTCGCTGTTGGTTTTCGTGCTCAGAAAGCAGATGGCAGGTATCGATATTTCTGGTTGTACCGGGTGAAGTTCGGACTGCCGGCAACCAATCTTCAAACGAAGGGCGACTCGATAACCTTTTCCACGCCAACCATTGAAGGCACGGTGCTAAGGAGAAATAAGTTAGATGGAAACGGGAAACATCCCTGGAAGGCCGAGGTGACTGAAGGGGATGCAAGTGTACCTGCTGCCGTAATCTCAGGGTGGTACACTCAGGTTTATGAGCCTGTTTATTCTGGAGGGGTATGA
- a CDS encoding HK97 gp10 family phage protein: MARASYKLPDDFLEKLSKLNSDFDDIAPRVLEQGARPVIEKAKKNLSDRIGQGTKEPSRSTGELLDSMELTKPGQDRNGDWNLRIGVPATKDSKGVSNALKAAVIEYGKVGQPPKPWLKATKRQSRKSCIETMKAALDKEIEKL, from the coding sequence ATGGCACGAGCAAGCTACAAGCTGCCAGATGATTTTTTAGAGAAGCTATCTAAATTAAATAGCGACTTTGATGATATTGCACCGAGAGTTTTAGAACAAGGGGCTCGACCAGTTATTGAAAAAGCAAAGAAGAACCTCTCAGATCGAATTGGTCAGGGGACAAAGGAACCATCAAGATCCACTGGAGAGCTGCTTGATTCTATGGAGTTAACAAAACCGGGTCAAGATCGAAATGGAGACTGGAATCTACGTATAGGAGTTCCAGCAACGAAAGACAGCAAAGGAGTATCCAATGCACTAAAAGCAGCTGTGATTGAATACGGGAAAGTGGGCCAACCACCAAAACCTTGGCTCAAAGCTACGAAGCGCCAATCCAGAAAATCCTGTATTGAAACGATGAAAGCTGCTCTTGATAAGGAGATCGAAAAGCTATGA
- a CDS encoding head-tail adaptor protein, giving the protein MSYGMMRSEIEIYSTVPSKDAEGFATKEDQLFFITKAYKEEQRGSEAWKNRAAFSTATTLFRFRKPPEVEILTEYLLVCKGVRYNILSVEDVRDKGMYVEVLAERVTGSKG; this is encoded by the coding sequence ATGAGCTATGGAATGATGCGATCGGAAATTGAGATTTACAGCACCGTACCGAGTAAGGACGCAGAAGGCTTTGCGACCAAGGAGGATCAACTTTTCTTTATCACCAAAGCATACAAGGAAGAGCAAAGAGGTAGTGAAGCATGGAAGAATAGAGCTGCCTTTTCTACAGCGACGACGCTTTTTCGATTTCGTAAACCTCCGGAGGTAGAGATTTTGACAGAGTACCTTCTGGTATGTAAAGGGGTGCGATACAACATCCTTAGTGTAGAAGATGTAAGAGATAAAGGAATGTATGTTGAAGTTTTGGCGGAGAGGGTGACAGGATCAAAGGGGTGA